The Agromyces sp. G08B096 DNA window ACTTCGGCCGGCTGCCCGTGAACGGCGCCGGCGAGCCCGACCTCCACCGGCCCTACATCGACGAGCTCACCCGGCCGAACCCCGACGACCCGACCGGCCGGAGCACCATGCGGCGCATCCCCGACGTGCTCGACGTGTGGTTCGACTCGGGCTCGATGCCGTTCGCCCAGGTGCACTACCCGTTCGAGAACCGAGAGTGGTTCGACACGCACCACCCGTCGGACTTCATCGTCGAGTACATCGGGCAGACCCGCGGCTGGTTCTACGTGATGCACGTGCTCTCGACGGCGCTCTTCGATCGCCCGGCGTACCGCAACGTCGTCAGCCACGGCATCGTGCTCGGCAACGACGGGCAGAAGATGTCGAAGTCGCTGCGCAACTACCCCGATGTGAACGAGGTCTTCGACCGCGACGGCTCCGACGCGATGCGCTGGTTCCTGATGTCGAGCTCGGTGCTGCGGGGCGGCAACCTCATCGTGACCGAGGAGGGCATCCGCGAGGGCGTCCGCCAGCTCATGCTGCCGCTCTGGAGCACCTGGTACTTCTTCTCGCTCTACGCCAACTCGGCACGGGAGGGCGGCTACGAGGCCCGCCGGCGCACCGACTCCACCGACGTCCTCGACCGCTACCTGCTCGCGAAGCTCCGGGATCTCGTCGAGGCGGTCACGGGCGACCTCGACGCGTTCGACTCGCCGCTGGCCGCGCAGAAGCTGCGCGACTTCGGCGACGTCCTGACGAACTGGTACGTGCGCCGCTCGCGCGACCGGTTCTGGTCGGGCGTGCAGGCCGACGGCTCCGGCGCCGAGGCGTTCGACACGCTCTTCACCGTGCTCGAGACGCTGACGCGGCTCGCGGCGCCGCTACTGCCGCTCGTCACCGAGAAGGTGTGGCGCGGGCTCACGGGCGGCCGGAGCGTGCACCTCGCCGACTGGCCGGACGCCGCCGAGTTCCCGGAGGACCACGCGCTCGTCGCCGCGATGGACGCGGTCCGCGAGATCTCCTCGACGACCCTCGCGCTGCGGAAGCAGGCCGGCCGGCGGGTGCGTCTGCCGCTCGCCTCCCTCACGGTCGTCGCCTCGGATGCCGCGGCGCTGGCCCCGTTCGAGGCGATCCTGCGAGACGAGCTCAACATCAAGGCGGTCTCGCTCGTCCAGCTCGACGCCGCGAGCGCGGATCGCTACGGCGTCACGAAGCGGCTGACGGTCAACGCCCGTGCGGCCGGTCCCCGCCTCGGCAAGCAGGTGCAGCAGGCCATCCAGGCGGCGCGTGCGGGCGACTGGTCGCTCGACGGCGACGGGGTCGTCGCGGGCGGCATCGCGCTCGAGCCGGGCGAATACGACCTCGTGCTCGAGGCCGGCGGATCGGGCGACGGGTCGAGCGCCCTCGGCCTGCTCGCCGACGGCGGCTTCGTGATCCTCGACACCGAGACCACCCCCGAGCTCGAGGCCGAGGGGCTCGCACGCGACGTCGTGCGTGCCGTGCAGGAGGCGCGGAAGGCAGCCGGACTCGAGGTCGGAGACCGGATCCGGCTCGGCCTGACGCTCGACGCAGCCGGAGCGGCGGCCGCGGGCGCGCACCGCGAGCTCATCGCCGGCGAGACCCTGGCCGTGGAGCTGGAGATCGCCGAGTCGGTCGACGTGTCGGGGGCGGCGGCCGCGAAGCCCGTGGGCGACGGATCGTCGCTGCTGGTCGACCTCGAGCCCCTGACGGAAGGAGTGACGCGATGACCGACGAGGCCTTCGCCGCCGGCCCGGCCGACGACGACGCGCGCGACGCCGCCGACGCGGTCTACGCCGAACTCCTCGACCGGGTGGGCGAGCAGGCGCCCGAGCCCAGGCTCGGGGCTACCCGCCGTGCCGTGGAACTGCTCGGCGATCCGCACCGTGCGGCTCCGGTCATCCACCTCACCGGGACGAACGGCAAGACCTCGACCGCCCGGATGATCGAGAGCCTCCTCCGCGCTGGCGGACTCCGCACCGGCCTGCTGACGAGCCCGCATCTCGAGCGCTTCACCGAGCGGATCCGGATCGACGGCGAGCCCGTCGCCGACGCCGACGTTGCGCGCATCTGGGGTGAGATCGAGCCGTACGTCGGCATCGTCGACGCCGAACTGGAGTCGGCCGGCGAGGCGCGGCTGACGTTCTTCGAGGCGCTCACGGTGCTCGCGTTCGCCGTCTTCGCGGACGCCCCGGTCGACGTCGTGGTGCTCGAGGTCGGCATGGGCGGCGAGTGGGACTCCACGAACGTCGCCGACGGCCAGGTCGCGGTGTTCTCGCCGATCGCGCTCGACCACGTCGCGCGCCTCGGGTCGACCGTCGCCGAGATCGCCCGGACCAAGGCCGGCATCATCAAGCCCGGCGCCGCGGTCGTCACAGCGTTCCAGGCGCCGGAGGCGCTCGAGGTGCTGAGCGAGGTCGCCGCACGCCGGGAAGCCACCCTCGAGGTCGAGGGCGGCGGCTTCGCCGTGCTCGACAGCCAGGTGGCGGTCGGCGGGCAGCTGATCTCGGTGCGCGGGCTCGCAGGGGAGTACCGCGACCTCGCCCTCCCGCTGTTCGGTCGTCACCAGGCCGACAACGCCGCACTCGCGATCGCCGCCGTGGAGTCCTTCCTCGGCGGAGGCACCGTCCGCCTCGCCGACGAGGTCGTGCAGGGCGGTCTCGCCGGCGCGACGTCGCCCGGGCGGCTCCAGCGGATCGCGAGCGAGCCGACGGTCATCGTCGACGCCGCGCACAACCCGCACGGGGCCGAGTCGCTCGTGGCCTCCCTCGAGGAGTACTTCGACTTCAGCGAGCTCGTGATCGTGCTCAGCGTCCTCGCCGACAAGGACGCCGCGGGCATCGCGCGGGAGCTGGCGCGCACCGGCGCGCAGTTCCTCGTCACCCAGGGCGAGTCCGAGCGTGCGGTCTCGG harbors:
- the ileS gene encoding isoleucine--tRNA ligase, translated to MYPRTPDDHGVQPSPDFPAIEEEVLGYWKADGTFQASIDEREGAPEWVFYDGPPFANGLPHYGHLLTGYAKDLFPRYQTMRGKQVHRRFGWDTHGLPAELEAERQLGITDKSEIEQMGIAAFNQAAREAVLRYTKEWQEYVTRQARWVDFEHDYKTLDVTFMESVVWAFKTLYDRGLAYEGHRVLPYCWRDQTPLSNHELRMDDDVYKMRQDQTVTVTFPLTGPKAESLGLTAVRALAWTTTPWTLPTNFALAVGPDIEYAVVPAGPNGTPDATVVREEAPGAASDTEVLGGEYLLALDLVGGYAKELGYDSADEARAAVSRTVRGAELEGITYDRLFDYYADVDAYGLHNAWRILVADYVTTDDGTGIVHQAPAYGEEDQRIGEAAGIPVILSLDDAGRFLPEVTDVAGLLWSDANKPLTQLLKAEGRLLRQASYEHSYPHCWRCRNPLIYKAVSSWFIKVPEFRDRMGELNQEITWVPENVKDGQFGKWVAGARDWSVSRNRYFGSPIPVWKSDDPAYPRVDVYGSLEELERDFGRLPVNGAGEPDLHRPYIDELTRPNPDDPTGRSTMRRIPDVLDVWFDSGSMPFAQVHYPFENREWFDTHHPSDFIVEYIGQTRGWFYVMHVLSTALFDRPAYRNVVSHGIVLGNDGQKMSKSLRNYPDVNEVFDRDGSDAMRWFLMSSSVLRGGNLIVTEEGIREGVRQLMLPLWSTWYFFSLYANSAREGGYEARRRTDSTDVLDRYLLAKLRDLVEAVTGDLDAFDSPLAAQKLRDFGDVLTNWYVRRSRDRFWSGVQADGSGAEAFDTLFTVLETLTRLAAPLLPLVTEKVWRGLTGGRSVHLADWPDAAEFPEDHALVAAMDAVREISSTTLALRKQAGRRVRLPLASLTVVASDAAALAPFEAILRDELNIKAVSLVQLDAASADRYGVTKRLTVNARAAGPRLGKQVQQAIQAARAGDWSLDGDGVVAGGIALEPGEYDLVLEAGGSGDGSSALGLLADGGFVILDTETTPELEAEGLARDVVRAVQEARKAAGLEVGDRIRLGLTLDAAGAAAAGAHRELIAGETLAVELEIAESVDVSGAAAAKPVGDGSSLLVDLEPLTEGVTR
- a CDS encoding folylpolyglutamate synthase/dihydrofolate synthase family protein; translation: MTDEAFAAGPADDDARDAADAVYAELLDRVGEQAPEPRLGATRRAVELLGDPHRAAPVIHLTGTNGKTSTARMIESLLRAGGLRTGLLTSPHLERFTERIRIDGEPVADADVARIWGEIEPYVGIVDAELESAGEARLTFFEALTVLAFAVFADAPVDVVVLEVGMGGEWDSTNVADGQVAVFSPIALDHVARLGSTVAEIARTKAGIIKPGAAVVTAFQAPEALEVLSEVAARREATLEVEGGGFAVLDSQVAVGGQLISVRGLAGEYRDLALPLFGRHQADNAALAIAAVESFLGGGTVRLADEVVQGGLAGATSPGRLQRIASEPTVIVDAAHNPHGAESLVASLEEYFDFSELVIVLSVLADKDAAGIARELARTGAQFLVTQGESERAVSADRLAAVVASAAGADRVQVVDRFEEALESAREWAGAAPGRGVVVTGSITLVGEAIAYARDREWGRA